One part of the Neodiprion virginianus isolate iyNeoVirg1 chromosome 3, iyNeoVirg1.1, whole genome shotgun sequence genome encodes these proteins:
- the LOC124300170 gene encoding rhythmically expressed gene 5 protein — MIRCSIISAAVVLCLAVAYSEGSAIPMWEFLSKEEKMSHLYKVFSKQVAKYCADSSKPDCNKNLLVSGLRNLANMDEDYLNTMDPYQRGATEMIWHALLTNDDFESTFEREGDSLYYSSESDRFGDNFGSDNNGLAEESSAPSGDYVRPAGHTGPYLMGPMVIRVLPDGRPVPGDSELPLPRDEDVDDLKYAKLPSIAEIESRSFFFGKSLTSSGKPAKRPIFSVGQQKPSVILTTRRSGNQQKNPLFDDRVRGEKDIFDSYERSVRYY, encoded by the exons ATGATTCGGTGTTCGATTATCTCGGCAGCGGTTGTTCTGTGTCTTGCTGTCGCCTACAGCGAAGGCTCCGCTATTCCAATGTGGGAATTCCTGtcgaaggaagaaaaa ATGAGTCACTTGTACAAAGTGTTCAGCAAACAGGTGGCAAAATATTGCGCGGATTCATCGAAGCCTGATTGCAACAAAAATCTGCTAGTCTCGGGCCTCAGAAACCTCGCAAACATGGACGAGGATTATCTCAACACAATGGACCCCTACCAGCGTGGTGCCACGGAAATGA TTTGGCACGCGTTGTTGACCAACGACGATTTCGAATCTACATTCGAACGTGAGGGAGATTCCTTGTACTACTCTTCTGAGTCTGATCGTTTCG GCGACAACTTTGGCAGCGATAATAACGGCCTTGCTGAAGAGTCTTCGGCGCCTTCCGGTGACTACGTTCGTCCGGCTGGTCACACCGGGCCTTACCTGATGGGCCCAATGGTGATCCGAGTGCTTCCTGACGGCCGTCCCGTTCCCGGCGATTCGGAACTTCCGTTGCCCCGCGACGAGGACGTCGACGATCTGAAGTACGCGAAGTTGCCGTCCATCGCGGAAATCGAGTCGAGGTCCTTTTTCTTCGGGAAGTCGCTTACCTCGTCGGGGAAACCCGCTAAACGGCCGATATTCTCCGTAGGGCAGCAGAAGCCAAGCGTGATCCTCACTACCAGACGATCCGGAAATCAGCAGAAAAATCCACTTTTCGACGACAGAGTTCGCGGAGAAAAAGACATCTTCGACAGCTACGAGCGGTCCGTTAGATATTATTAG
- the LOC124300146 gene encoding ras-related protein Rab-7a: MASRKKTLLKVIILGDSGVGKTSLMNQYVNKKFSNQYKATIGADFLTKEVMVDGRIVTMQIWDTAGQERFQSLGVAFYRGADCCVLVFDVAAPNTFKSLDSWRDEFLIQASPTDPDNFPFVVLGNKVDLETKAVAGKRAQQWCESKNNIPYFETSAKEAINVEQAFQTIAKNALAQENEVELYNEFPPQIRLTDDTKNNGKGDSCAC, from the exons ATGGCGTCGCGCAAGAAAACGCTTCTGAAAGTGATCATCCTCGGTGATTCCGGAGTAGGAAAGACCTCGTTAATGAATCAGTATGTTAATAAAAAGTTCAGTAACCAGTACAAGGCTACGATTGGCGCTGACTTTCTCACCAAGGAAGTTATGGTCGATGGCAGGATAGTCACTATGCAG ATCTGGGACACGGCTGGGCAGGAAAGGTTTCAATCCTTGGGTGTAGCTTTTTACAGAGGCGCCGACTGTTGTGTTTTGGTTTTCGACGTTGCTGCGCCGAACACCTTCAAGTCCCTAGACTCATGGAGAGACGAATTCCTCATTCAAGCGTCGCCCACAGATCCGGACAACTTTCCATTCGTTGTTCTGGGCAACAAAGTCGACCTCGAGACTAAGGCC GTGGCGGGAAAACGAGCTCAACAGTGGTGTGAGTCTAAGAACAATATTCCATACTTTGAGACGAGTGCTAAGGAGGCGATAAACGTCGAGCAAGCCTTTCAAACGATAGCCAAAAATGCGCTAGCTCAAGAAAACGAG GTGGAATTGTACAACGAGTTCCCACCCCAAATAAGATTAACCGACGATACAAAAAACAATGGGAAAGGAGATTCGTGTGCCTGCTAG